A segment of the Candidatus Methylomirabilis sp. genome:
GCTCCAACCCTTCCAGGGCGATGATGACCGCTTCCGTGTCGGTCGTCCCGGCCTTCTCGATCGCGGCCTTGAGGTAGTAGACCGCCGAGTAGGTCTCGTGGGCGGTCACGTGCGGGAGCTCGCCCCACTTGCTGACGAATGCCTCCACCCACTTCTTGTTGCGGGCGGTATCGGGATGCTCGAACCAGTAGCCGTGGGCGCAGGTGTAGATCCCCTTCGGGACCTCCTTGCGGAGGGCGTAGAAGGCGTCCATCGCCAGGCCGGCGGGGGTAAAGAAGGCGCCCACCTTCTTGAAGAAGTCGTGGCGGTTCGCCTGCTTCACAAAAGTGACGAAGTCGTCACCCCACAACGGGCTGTACACGGCCTCGGGCTTGGCGTCCAGGATCCGGGTGATGTAGCTATCGTACGCCCCGGCCGCGAACTTCGGCCAGGCCTGGGTGCTCATGATCTGCACGCTCGGCTTTTTCTGCACGAGGTGCGTCGCGAAAGCCCCCCAGGAGTCGTGGCCATAGGCGTAGTCCGGCCCGATCACGGTCCACTTGGTGTACGGGAGCGTGGCCGCGATGGCCGCCCCCGCCGCCCCCTTCTGGTTGCTGTGCACGTGGTTCCGGAAGCAGTACTTGTTCCAGACTTCGGTGGTGATCCGGGGGGAGGCAGCGCAGGGGACGATCAGGATGCGCTTGAGTTCGGGGAGAATCGGGACGACGGCGAGGGCCGTTCCGCTGGAGTTGAACCCGATGAGGAAGTCGGCCCCCCAGTCGAAGACGAGCTTGCGTGCCTTCTGGACGGCGATGGCGGCGTTGGTGGAGGTATCGTCCTCGAGCTTGAACTCCAAGGGACGGCCCAGGACGCCCCCCGCCTGGTTGATCTCGTCCGCCGCCATGAAGGCGCCCATCCGGCCCGCCGCTCCCCAGGCGGCCACGACGCCCGAGAAGGACATGATCAGGCCGACCTTGATGGGCGGTGCCGCTCCCCAGGCGCGTCGGGTCGAGAAGAAGGATCCGCCGGCGGCCACGGCAGCAGCTCCTCCCAAATGCCGTAGGAAATCCCGACGCGAAAAGCCGGTCCTCATGATTCCCTCCTCGCCGGCGAGGGCCACTCCCAGGTCAGCGCCCCCTGGCGGAAAGAACGGCGGAAACGTCGAGAATTGGCGCGGAATTGCTCCGCTTCTAACAACGAACCCCGGGGTTGTCAAGCGGCATTTGCCCGGCCCGCTACTCCCATCGCCGAAGGTCCACCACCCGCTTGGCTCCCTCCGGCAAAGCGGCGGGGTCCACCACCTCTGCCGCTGCCCGG
Coding sequences within it:
- a CDS encoding ABC transporter substrate-binding protein; the protein is MAAGGSFFSTRRAWGAAPPIKVGLIMSFSGVVAAWGAAGRMGAFMAADEINQAGGVLGRPLEFKLEDDTSTNAAIAVQKARKLVFDWGADFLIGFNSSGTALAVVPILPELKRILIVPCAASPRITTEVWNKYCFRNHVHSNQKGAAGAAIAATLPYTKWTVIGPDYAYGHDSWGAFATHLVQKKPSVQIMSTQAWPKFAAGAYDSYITRILDAKPEAVYSPLWGDDFVTFVKQANRHDFFKKVGAFFTPAGLAMDAFYALRKEVPKGIYTCAHGYWFEHPDTARNKKWVEAFVSKWGELPHVTAHETYSAVYYLKAAIEKAGTTDTEAVIIALEGLEQDSPSYRKVIRKEDHQVITDVPWGKTQDAPGLIPIESRVGDIVLAKGEEVAEPLDQVLKRRKEGGTPPWMQYIIKS